A single window of Eleginops maclovinus isolate JMC-PN-2008 ecotype Puerto Natales chromosome 19, JC_Emac_rtc_rv5, whole genome shotgun sequence DNA harbors:
- the cnih1 gene encoding protein cornichon homolog 1: MAFTFAAFCYMLALLLTAALIFFAIWHIIAFDELKTDYKNPIDQCNTLNPLVLPEYLIHFFFCVMFFCAAEWLTLCLNLPLFAYHVWRYMSRPVMSSPGLYDPTTIMNADILAFCQKEGWCKLAFYLLSFFYYLYGMIYVLVSS; this comes from the exons ATGGCGTTCACATTCGCGGCCTTCTGTTATATGCTGGCTCTGCTGCTCACAGCGGCTCTTATCTTCTTCGCTATCTGGCAT ATAATAGCGTTTGATGAGCTGAAGACTGATTACAAGAATCCTATAGATCAGTGTAACACTTTAAATCCG CTGGTTCTCCCGGAGTATCTCATCCACTTCTTCTTCTGCGTGATGTTCTTCTGCGCGGCCGAGTGGCTCACGCTGTGTCTCAACCTGCCGCTGTTCGCCTATCACGTCTGGAG GTATATGAGCAGACCAGTGATGAGCAGTCCGGGGCTCTACGACCCGACCACCATCATGAACGCCGACATCCTGGCCTTCTGTCAAAAAGAAGGCTGGTGCAAACTGGCTTTCTACCTGCTGTCCTTCTTCTACTATCTCTACGG